The following are from one region of the Arachis duranensis cultivar V14167 chromosome 10, aradu.V14167.gnm2.J7QH, whole genome shotgun sequence genome:
- the LOC107468206 gene encoding protein RALF-like 19, with the protein MESKALLVIFVLATLAFAMVAEATKIHEFSRLTSPGDYDLLVDDNEFLMNSESTRRTLAQARYISYAALRANQIPCGQRGRSYYDCNKRQRANPYRRGCSRITKCQRTMD; encoded by the coding sequence ATGGAGTCAAAGGCATTGCTTGTTATCTTCGTCCTGGCCACCTTAGCTTTCGCCATGGTGGCCGAGGCAACGAAAATCCACGAATTCTCAAGGCTTACTTCCCCTGGTGACTATGATCTGCTCGTCGATGACAACGAGTTCTTGATGAACTCGGAGTCAACTCGTCGGACACTGGCACAGGCACGGTACATAAGTTATGCTGCTCTTAGGGCTAACCAAATCCCATGCGGTCAACGTGGACGTTCTTACTATGATTGCAATAAAAGACAAAGGGCCAACCCCTACCGTCGCGGTTGCAGTCGCATCACAAAATGCCAAAGAACCATGGATTGA